From one Musa acuminata AAA Group cultivar baxijiao chromosome BXJ2-6, Cavendish_Baxijiao_AAA, whole genome shotgun sequence genomic stretch:
- the LOC135615365 gene encoding lecithin-cholesterol acyltransferase-like 1, with protein sequence MAAGHELYPLILVPGLSGNQLEARLTEDYLPPLPALQAPQAAGWFRIWMDRSLLLDSAAQRCFAHQLSLFYDPDADDFRNVPGVETRVPFFGSTEGLRFLDPNRKDSSICMDTLVKSLEEIGYQDNLNLFGAPYDFRYSLAGGGHPSKVATQYLQDLRELVEQASKMNGDKPVIILTHSYGGLLTLHLLNRNPSWWRRKFIKHFIALSAPWGGIVVEMFMFTSGDTIGMPLVDPLTIREQFRRTESNLWLLPFPKTFGNRPLVVTRDRNYSATNMAEFLQAIGFQEGVKPYVSRILPLLEEMAAPGVPVTCIIGVGVDTPETFLYNGEGKFDEPPEVVSGDGDGLVNLASLLALESEWSDAPEQELKVIKIPNATHAGILTQEFAVTEIIRRVLDVNSVPA encoded by the exons ATGGCGGCCGGTCATGAGCTCTACCCCCTCATTTTGGTCCCCGGCCTGAGCGGAAACCAGCTCGAGGCCCGGCTGACGGAGGATTACCTCCCGCCCCTGCCCGCCCTCCAAGCTCCGCAAGCCGCTGGCTGGTTCAGGATCTGGATGGACCGCTCCCTCCTCCTGGATTCCGCCGCCCAGCGATGCTTCGCCCACCAGCTGAGCCTCTTCTACGACCCCGACGCCGACGACTTCCGCAACGTGCCCGGCGTCGAAACCCGCGTCCCCTTCTTCGGCTCCACCGAGGGGTTACGATTCCTCGATCCCAACCGCAA GGATTCTTCTATTTGCATGGATACCCTGGTGAAGTCCTTGGAAGAAATTGGGTACCAAGACAACCTCAACCTTTTCGGAGCACCTTACGATTTCCGATACAGCCTTGCCGGAGGAGGTCATCCATCAAAGGTGGCTACTCAATACCTTCAAGATCTTAGAGAGCTAGTTGAGCAGGCCAGCAAGATGAACGGAGACAAACCTGTGATCATTTTAACACACAGCTATGGTGGATTGCTCACCCTTCATCTCCTTAATCGCAATCCTTCATGGTGGCGCCGAAAGTTCATCAAGCACTTCATAGCACTGTCTGCACCGTGGGGAGGCATTGTCGTGGAAATGTTCATGTTCACCAGTGGAGACACAATAGGGATGCCTTTGGTGGACCCCTTAACAATAAGAGAACAATTCAGGAGAACAGAAAGCAACCTTTGGCTTCTGCCTTTCCCTAAAACATTTGGAAACAGACCGCTCGTCGTTACGAGAGACAGGAACTACTCGGCAACCAACATGGCAGAATTCCTGCAAGCAATTGGGTTCCAAGAGGGCGTAAAACCTTATGTATCTCGTATATTGCCGTTGCTAGAGGAGATGGCGGCGCCGGGAGTTCCAGTGACTTGCATTATAGGGGTTGGGGTGGACACTCCTGAAACATTTCTCTACAATGGTGAAGGAAAGTTTGACGAGCCTCCTGAGGTGGTTTCTGGTGATGGGGATGGGTTGGTGAATCTGGCTAGCTTATTGGCACTTGAATCAGAGTGGTCTGATGCTCCAGAACAAGAGCTCAAAGTCATCAAAATCCCAAATGCTACTCATGCTGGCATTCTCACCCAAGAATTTGCCGTAACAGAAATAATAAGACGAGTGTTGGATGTCAACTCTGTGCCTGCATGA